A stretch of Imperialibacter roseus DNA encodes these proteins:
- a CDS encoding TlpA family protein disulfide reductase: MAKIDRFLSILMIALFSCLAAYAQPQEGIWRGTLDMQGMQLPFNFEMKLEDNIWRVYLLNAEERLLIRDSKVKQDSIYLPMNLFDSYIVAAFQGDHLEGVFVKNYSEDYKETFKADYGLEYRFFPDSDEPVTDFSGRWAINFTSEDDSITSIGLFKQEANRIWGTILTATGDFRYLQGNVKGKNLYLSTFDGAHDFIFQASLLGPGKLVGLWLYGKNYKEGWSATKDASAEIPDFTNVAYSKKDQPFEFSLKGLDGRTITHNDPALKGKPILLQIFGTWCSNSMDLSNFIDDWLQAHPDARFEWVGLSFETRDDLPYARERLENWRTFMTSDAKLAFGGKADKASASMMFPTLSRVNAYPTLIILDKDHKPVRTYGFFNGPATGEYYEVFKEDFEAIVQSVLENR; this comes from the coding sequence ATGGCAAAGATAGACAGGTTTTTGAGCATACTTATGATAGCGCTTTTTTCTTGCCTGGCGGCATATGCCCAGCCACAGGAAGGCATTTGGAGGGGTACGCTCGACATGCAGGGTATGCAGCTGCCTTTCAACTTTGAAATGAAGCTGGAGGATAATATTTGGAGGGTGTATTTGCTAAATGCTGAGGAGCGGCTGCTCATCAGAGACAGCAAAGTGAAGCAAGATTCCATTTACCTTCCGATGAACCTTTTCGATTCCTATATTGTCGCTGCTTTTCAGGGTGACCACCTGGAAGGGGTCTTTGTAAAAAACTACTCAGAAGACTACAAAGAAACCTTCAAAGCTGACTATGGTCTTGAGTACCGCTTTTTTCCAGACAGCGATGAGCCGGTCACCGACTTTTCGGGCAGGTGGGCCATCAATTTTACCTCGGAGGACGACAGCATTACTTCCATTGGGCTTTTTAAGCAGGAAGCCAACCGCATATGGGGCACCATCCTTACTGCCACCGGGGATTTCCGCTATTTGCAGGGTAATGTAAAAGGAAAAAACCTCTACCTCAGCACTTTCGACGGTGCACACGACTTCATCTTTCAGGCCAGCCTGCTGGGGCCCGGCAAGCTGGTCGGACTTTGGCTATATGGCAAAAATTATAAAGAGGGCTGGTCTGCCACAAAGGATGCCTCCGCCGAAATCCCTGATTTTACCAACGTCGCCTACAGTAAAAAAGACCAGCCATTTGAGTTTTCTTTGAAAGGACTGGACGGGAGAACAATTACCCACAATGACCCCGCACTGAAAGGCAAACCCATCCTTTTGCAAATATTTGGCACCTGGTGCTCCAATAGCATGGACTTGTCAAACTTTATCGATGATTGGCTCCAGGCCCATCCTGATGCCAGGTTTGAATGGGTAGGCCTGAGCTTTGAAACCAGAGACGACCTGCCTTATGCCAGAGAACGCCTGGAAAACTGGCGAACATTTATGACGTCAGATGCAAAATTAGCTTTCGGCGGCAAAGCGGACAAAGCTTCTGCTTCCATGATGTTTCCTACCCTCAGCCGGGTAAATGCCTATCCTACCCTCATCATTTTGGACAAAGATCACAAGCCTGTGAGAACCTATGGCTTTTTCAACGGACCTGCCACGGGAGAGTACTACGAAGTCTTCAAAGAAGACTTTGAGGCGATTGTTCAAAGCGTGCTGGAAAATCGCTGA
- a CDS encoding pyruvate kinase: MIPEVDDTILAQLQQLETALAHEARVYSDLIEQVYPSNKASALNLIHYLTLRKADLRPLQDKLHYLGLSSLSNSESHTLHQLRSVIQWLNRKPYDGHPGDIDPAAARAIAQRQSMHLFGQRPSNEIPFIMVTLDARMAGDVGLVSQFLEQGMDVARINCAHDDEATWDLLVSTLKQAMAETGKGCRIYMDLAGPKLRTGLPGKGKDKKRLKIAEGQTLKLVEPEYEVGEKERVVSCSVRGIIAQLKPGQKVLFDDGLICTTVVKVKGNEAHLEIDRVSGTKPHLKAGKGINFPNAQLEIVSLTKEDKKALPYICQEADLVGYSFVRTKDDLKVLQSSLTDLSESPPHIIIKIETPEAFVNLPELLLQGMTRNTMGVMIARGDLAVEVGFERMSELQEEILWICEAAHVPVIWATQVLETLNKTGIATRSEATDAARSAMAECVMINKGLHTVEVIRFLKDILSRSGGHRTKRRHLFRPLSVAQHFFKERELLQELTASENT; this comes from the coding sequence ATGATACCCGAAGTAGATGATACAATACTGGCTCAACTTCAGCAGCTGGAAACTGCACTCGCACATGAAGCAAGAGTCTATAGCGACCTGATTGAGCAAGTTTACCCCTCCAATAAAGCCTCAGCGCTGAACCTTATTCACTACCTGACCCTTCGGAAAGCGGATCTCCGGCCTTTGCAAGACAAACTTCATTATTTGGGGCTTTCTTCACTTTCCAATTCTGAAAGCCACACCCTGCACCAGCTTCGCTCGGTCATTCAGTGGCTGAATAGGAAACCTTACGATGGTCACCCGGGTGACATAGATCCGGCAGCCGCCCGGGCCATTGCGCAGAGGCAATCCATGCACTTGTTTGGTCAGCGCCCCAGCAACGAAATCCCTTTTATTATGGTGACGCTGGATGCTCGAATGGCTGGGGATGTTGGGTTGGTGTCTCAGTTTTTGGAGCAGGGAATGGACGTAGCCAGAATCAATTGCGCCCATGATGATGAAGCAACATGGGATTTGCTGGTTTCTACTTTAAAACAGGCTATGGCTGAGACGGGAAAAGGCTGTCGGATTTATATGGACCTTGCCGGGCCCAAATTGCGTACAGGACTTCCTGGCAAAGGAAAGGACAAAAAGCGGTTGAAGATAGCGGAAGGACAAACACTGAAACTTGTGGAGCCCGAGTACGAGGTCGGCGAAAAAGAGCGGGTCGTGAGCTGTAGCGTAAGGGGTATTATCGCACAATTGAAACCCGGGCAGAAAGTGCTTTTTGATGATGGACTTATCTGCACAACAGTGGTGAAAGTAAAGGGCAACGAGGCTCACCTTGAAATTGACAGAGTTTCAGGCACCAAGCCCCATTTGAAAGCCGGCAAGGGCATTAACTTTCCGAATGCGCAGCTCGAGATTGTGAGCCTAACAAAAGAAGATAAAAAGGCATTGCCTTACATTTGCCAGGAAGCCGACTTGGTAGGTTACTCCTTTGTGCGAACAAAAGACGATTTGAAAGTGCTTCAAAGCAGTCTAACAGACCTAAGCGAAAGTCCTCCTCACATCATCATCAAAATAGAAACCCCCGAAGCGTTTGTCAACCTACCTGAACTGCTGTTGCAGGGAATGACCCGAAACACCATGGGGGTAATGATTGCCAGGGGCGACCTGGCAGTGGAAGTGGGGTTTGAGCGGATGAGTGAGTTGCAGGAAGAAATTCTGTGGATTTGTGAGGCGGCTCACGTGCCGGTCATTTGGGCCACGCAGGTGCTGGAAACATTGAACAAAACTGGTATTGCGACCCGTTCAGAAGCGACCGACGCTGCCCGATCAGCCATGGCCGAATGCGTGATGATCAACAAGGGATTGCACACCGTAGAGGTGATCCGGTTCCTGAAAGACATATTGAGCAGAAGCGGCGGGCACCGCACCAAACGAAGACACTTATTCAGGCCATTATCAGTGGCGCAGCATTTCTTTAAAGAAAGGGAGCTTCTCCAAGAACTAACCGCTTCAGAAAATACTTAA
- a CDS encoding class I SAM-dependent methyltransferase — protein sequence MWNERYAKTEFAYGKEPNDFLKQQIAEKGSGKVLCLAEGQGRNAVYLAGLGYEVTATDLSSVGLERTMELAKEKGVAVATLQVDLGEYQIGSEAWDGIVCIFGHFPPSVRTHVLSQLHGGLKPSGFLLMEVYSTDQFGYGTGGPKEISMLYTLNELETMLGSSWDLEVLHQTEREINEGEYHNGKSSVIQVFGRKK from the coding sequence ATGTGGAACGAAAGGTACGCCAAAACTGAATTTGCCTACGGCAAAGAGCCCAACGATTTCCTGAAACAACAAATAGCTGAGAAAGGCTCCGGCAAGGTGCTTTGTCTAGCAGAGGGACAGGGCCGAAATGCCGTATACCTGGCTGGCCTGGGCTACGAAGTTACGGCAACCGATCTGTCGTCGGTGGGTTTGGAGCGCACAATGGAGCTGGCTAAGGAAAAAGGGGTGGCAGTTGCAACACTGCAAGTTGACTTAGGCGAATACCAGATTGGCAGCGAAGCATGGGACGGGATCGTCTGCATTTTTGGTCACTTCCCCCCTTCTGTGAGAACCCATGTGCTGAGTCAACTCCATGGCGGCCTGAAACCTAGTGGCTTCCTGCTGATGGAAGTTTACAGTACCGACCAGTTCGGCTATGGCACAGGTGGACCAAAGGAAATATCTATGCTCTACACGCTCAATGAGCTTGAAACGATGCTCGGTTCCTCGTGGGATCTCGAAGTGTTACACCAAACTGAAAGAGAAATCAACGAAGGTGAGTACCACAACGGAAAGTCATCGGTGATTCAGGTTTTCGGGAGGAAGAAGTAA
- a CDS encoding Gfo/Idh/MocA family protein codes for MTTNRRTFVKHTTFGLGALTILPSAVLAGRRKAAPSDIVNVGLIGCRGQGYWILENHMNNADAQCVALCDVDANVLNDKAAQVEKKQGKKPKLYADYRDLLADKDIDAVIIGTPDHWHCLPFVEALQVGKDVYVEKPLANSIGEIEMMTAAAKRYSKQVVQVGQQQRSGTHWADIMAMVHNGKLGKLRKIKVWGNFGYGIGQLMVPDEPVPAGVDFNFWLGPAPDRTFNPTRFHGSWRMFWDYGGGLMTDWGVHLLDMALWAGKIDYMPATVSSVGGNLSFADYNHETPDTLSVVYQMKDFVLTWDHTAGIQSGPYNKPYGLAIQGDDATIVANREFWELKPENRNGSPTMEPILFEKGKNYHPEHVRNFLDCIKSRGTTKCTIEMGRMAGIYAHLGNLSLRGSGPVTYDETKRQIVNNKAANALVFPNYRKPWVLPKV; via the coding sequence ATGACTACCAACAGACGCACCTTCGTAAAGCACACCACTTTTGGGTTGGGCGCTTTGACTATTCTCCCATCAGCAGTTTTAGCCGGACGCAGAAAGGCCGCTCCCAGTGATATTGTTAATGTCGGCCTGATTGGCTGTCGGGGCCAGGGCTACTGGATTCTTGAAAACCACATGAACAACGCCGATGCGCAGTGTGTGGCGCTTTGCGATGTGGATGCCAACGTGCTCAACGACAAGGCGGCTCAGGTAGAGAAGAAACAGGGCAAGAAGCCGAAGCTTTACGCCGACTACCGAGACCTGCTGGCAGATAAAGATATTGATGCTGTGATCATTGGCACACCTGATCACTGGCATTGCCTGCCTTTTGTAGAAGCGTTGCAAGTCGGCAAAGATGTGTATGTGGAAAAACCCCTCGCCAATAGTATTGGAGAAATAGAGATGATGACGGCTGCTGCCAAAAGATACAGCAAGCAGGTGGTGCAGGTTGGCCAGCAGCAGCGCAGTGGCACCCACTGGGCCGACATTATGGCCATGGTGCATAATGGAAAGCTGGGCAAACTTCGCAAGATCAAGGTGTGGGGTAATTTCGGGTATGGCATTGGTCAACTCATGGTGCCTGATGAGCCTGTGCCTGCTGGTGTTGACTTCAACTTTTGGCTAGGGCCGGCACCTGATCGCACATTCAACCCCACCCGATTTCATGGTTCATGGCGTATGTTCTGGGACTACGGTGGGGGCCTGATGACCGACTGGGGCGTGCATTTGCTCGATATGGCCCTTTGGGCTGGCAAGATCGACTACATGCCTGCCACGGTGAGTTCGGTTGGAGGCAATCTTTCCTTTGCCGATTACAACCACGAAACACCTGATACCCTTTCTGTTGTGTACCAAATGAAGGACTTTGTGCTGACCTGGGATCACACGGCGGGCATCCAGAGCGGGCCTTACAACAAGCCCTATGGCCTGGCTATTCAAGGCGACGATGCTACCATAGTTGCCAACAGAGAATTCTGGGAGCTAAAGCCGGAAAACAGAAACGGGAGCCCAACCATGGAGCCGATACTTTTTGAAAAGGGGAAAAATTACCACCCAGAGCATGTGCGCAATTTTCTCGACTGCATCAAAAGTCGTGGCACCACCAAATGCACGATTGAAATGGGCCGAATGGCGGGCATTTACGCCCATTTGGGTAACCTCTCGCTGCGTGGATCTGGCCCCGTTACCTACGATGAAACCAAGCGGCAGATTGTGAACAACAAAGCGGCCAATGCGCTGGTGTTTCCGAACTACAGGAAGCCGTGGGTGTTGCCGAAGGTTTAA
- a CDS encoding polysaccharide deacetylase family protein — protein sequence MSDEALNKAKIKKSILFIAIILLLWLIFGCSERQKAKDSGDLCLTFPCIQGGVVRADTTQKTLTLVFTGDEFADGAGHILDVLDRQHVKGAFFFTGNFYRNEAFAGAIMKLKEQGHYLGAHSNRHLLYCTWENRDSLLVTKEQFLEDLEGNYAEMEHFGIEKADAPYFLPPYEWYNDSISKWTRQWGHQLINFTSGTRSNADYTTPDMPNYRSSNVIYDSILDHEQKDPAGLNGFLLLAHIGTAPERTDKFYMRLEELIVDLRSKGYEFKSLVDLLSINEMAQPQILIDSN from the coding sequence ATGTCGGACGAGGCATTAAACAAAGCGAAGATCAAAAAGTCCATCCTGTTCATTGCCATCATCCTGCTGCTCTGGCTCATCTTTGGGTGCAGTGAGCGACAGAAAGCAAAAGACAGCGGAGACCTCTGCCTGACTTTCCCATGCATCCAGGGCGGAGTTGTTCGTGCTGATACCACGCAAAAAACGTTAACACTGGTTTTCACCGGCGACGAATTTGCCGACGGTGCTGGCCACATTTTGGACGTACTGGATCGTCAGCATGTGAAAGGTGCCTTCTTCTTTACCGGTAACTTCTACAGAAACGAGGCATTTGCAGGCGCTATCATGAAGTTGAAGGAACAGGGCCACTACCTGGGTGCCCACTCAAACCGTCACCTGCTCTACTGCACCTGGGAAAATCGTGATAGCCTGCTGGTGACAAAGGAGCAATTTTTGGAAGACCTGGAGGGCAACTATGCTGAAATGGAGCACTTTGGCATCGAAAAAGCCGACGCCCCTTATTTTCTGCCTCCCTACGAATGGTACAACGACAGCATTAGCAAATGGACGAGACAATGGGGCCACCAACTCATCAACTTCACGAGCGGCACCAGATCCAATGCGGACTACACCACACCCGACATGCCCAACTACCGAAGCAGTAACGTCATCTACGATAGCATCCTCGACCATGAGCAAAAAGACCCGGCAGGTCTCAATGGCTTTTTGCTGCTTGCACACATTGGCACTGCACCGGAAAGAACAGACAAGTTTTATATGAGGCTGGAGGAGCTGATTGTCGACTTGAGGTCGAAAGGGTATGAGTTCAAATCACTTGTTGACCTGCTGTCTATTAATGAGATGGCGCAACCGCAAATTTTAATAGATTCCAACTAA
- a CDS encoding glycoside hydrolase family 9 protein, producing the protein MTIIYLQLLLSSLLPTGSGFSPEAEPTYIRINQIGYLPNESKVAIVFSNSPVKETFQLVDANTGSPSAVVKPIKSKAKGWGTFSYYYALDFTSITKEGTYKLVGQKSKTASRQFTISDKAYSGQTEPLLTFMRQQRCGYNPFLDMVCHQRDGRSMFGPMPDSTYVDVSGGWHDAGDQLKYLITGSYATGHMLLAYELFPKRFADDTNALGQTGGNGLADVLDEAKWGLDWILKMHPVPDQLIHQVADDRDHKGWKIPDNDPSDYGWGPNSYRVAYFATGEPQGLMKYKSEATGVANLAGRSAAALALGARIWKNDLKEESFASDCLEAAKSLYALGKAKEGFQQGNSYGAPYRYTEQTWTDDMEWGAAELYKTTGERAYLEDAKKYARLAGTEGWTVLDTAAHYQYYPFINLGHYALYEVVEPAFQDTLAGYYRAGIDFTLKKAARNPYNIGIPFIWCSNNLLTSLAAQIILYEKMTGDLQYHGYLVAQRDWLFGRNPWGTTMFTGMPEGGEYPVDVHTSVWAMTKKEVPGGLVDGPLFGSIYYKMLAVELSEPDEFAAFQNPFVVYHDDIGDYSTNEPTMDGTAGAVLMMAYFGVDR; encoded by the coding sequence ATGACCATTATCTATCTTCAATTACTTCTTTCCTCCCTGCTCCCAACTGGTTCAGGCTTCTCTCCAGAGGCAGAGCCAACATATATTCGCATCAACCAAATCGGCTACTTACCAAATGAAAGCAAAGTGGCCATCGTCTTTTCCAATTCGCCGGTAAAGGAGACTTTTCAATTAGTGGATGCCAATACTGGCTCACCTTCGGCCGTAGTAAAACCAATCAAGTCAAAAGCCAAAGGTTGGGGCACTTTCAGCTATTACTATGCACTGGACTTCACCTCCATCACCAAAGAAGGTACCTACAAGCTGGTAGGGCAGAAAAGTAAAACGGCCTCCCGCCAGTTCACCATTTCAGATAAGGCCTACAGCGGGCAAACCGAACCCCTGCTCACCTTCATGCGTCAGCAGCGCTGCGGCTACAACCCCTTCCTCGACATGGTGTGCCACCAGCGTGACGGACGCAGCATGTTTGGCCCCATGCCAGACTCCACTTATGTGGATGTGAGCGGCGGCTGGCACGACGCCGGGGATCAGCTGAAGTACCTGATCACAGGCAGCTACGCCACCGGCCACATGCTACTGGCCTACGAGCTGTTTCCGAAACGCTTTGCTGACGACACCAACGCCCTTGGTCAGACCGGTGGCAATGGGCTTGCCGACGTGCTCGACGAAGCCAAATGGGGCCTCGACTGGATCCTCAAAATGCATCCGGTTCCTGACCAACTCATCCACCAGGTGGCCGACGACCGGGACCACAAAGGCTGGAAAATCCCCGACAATGATCCTTCGGATTATGGCTGGGGGCCAAATAGCTATCGGGTGGCCTATTTCGCAACAGGAGAGCCTCAGGGCCTGATGAAGTATAAAAGTGAGGCAACCGGGGTGGCCAATCTTGCGGGAAGATCAGCCGCTGCTCTGGCACTGGGTGCCCGTATTTGGAAGAACGACTTGAAAGAGGAATCATTTGCCTCCGATTGTCTGGAAGCGGCCAAATCGTTGTATGCCCTGGGAAAAGCAAAGGAAGGTTTTCAGCAGGGTAATTCATACGGTGCTCCCTATCGCTACACCGAGCAAACCTGGACAGACGACATGGAGTGGGGAGCGGCCGAGCTGTATAAAACCACGGGCGAAAGGGCCTACCTGGAAGACGCAAAAAAGTATGCTCGTTTAGCTGGCACCGAAGGATGGACAGTGCTCGACACGGCAGCTCACTATCAATATTATCCTTTCATCAACCTGGGGCACTATGCCCTTTATGAGGTGGTGGAACCAGCCTTCCAGGATACACTGGCCGGCTATTACCGGGCGGGGATTGACTTTACACTTAAGAAAGCCGCCCGCAACCCTTACAACATCGGCATCCCCTTTATCTGGTGTTCCAACAACCTGCTGACAAGTCTTGCAGCCCAAATCATTCTTTACGAGAAAATGACAGGCGACCTGCAATACCACGGCTATCTGGTGGCGCAGCGAGACTGGCTTTTTGGTCGGAACCCATGGGGCACCACCATGTTCACCGGCATGCCAGAGGGCGGAGAATACCCAGTGGATGTGCACACCAGCGTATGGGCGATGACAAAAAAAGAAGTGCCTGGTGGGCTGGTGGACGGGCCGCTATTTGGCAGCATTTACTATAAAATGCTGGCTGTGGAGCTTTCAGAACCCGACGAATTCGCTGCTTTTCAGAACCCTTTCGTTGTGTACCACGACGACATTGGCGACTACTCCACCAACGAACCGACCATGGATGGAACGGCTGGAGCTGTTTTGATGATGGCTTATTTTGGGGTGGATAGGTAG
- a CDS encoding Uma2 family endonuclease, with product MVHELNTQSLGKFTEAEFQNFCMDNRHLRIERDAEGNIIIMSPTYSETGFYNSNLLIEFGAWNKKSKAGYVFDSSTGFTLPNSAVRSPDVSLILKDKWEALAKEEKKKFAHVCPDFVIEIVSASDNLKQVQSKMNEWISQGASLGWLIDFDNQRVWVYSTGGNTSEHPFDQPLAGTGPIDGFTVNLPEIIKG from the coding sequence ATGGTTCATGAACTGAATACACAGTCATTAGGGAAATTCACAGAGGCGGAGTTTCAGAACTTTTGCATGGACAACCGACATTTGCGAATCGAGCGAGACGCAGAAGGAAATATTATTATTATGTCACCGACCTATAGCGAAACAGGTTTTTACAATTCCAATCTACTAATCGAATTTGGTGCATGGAACAAAAAGTCAAAAGCGGGTTATGTCTTTGACTCATCCACGGGATTTACCCTACCCAATTCAGCTGTTCGCTCTCCGGACGTTAGCCTTATTTTAAAAGACAAGTGGGAAGCGCTGGCAAAGGAGGAAAAAAAGAAGTTCGCTCACGTGTGTCCCGATTTTGTTATCGAGATTGTTTCTGCCTCTGACAACCTGAAGCAGGTTCAATCAAAAATGAACGAGTGGATCAGCCAGGGAGCTTCCCTCGGTTGGCTCATCGACTTTGACAATCAAAGGGTTTGGGTTTACTCAACCGGCGGCAATACAAGTGAGCATCCCTTTGATCAGCCGTTGGCAGGCACAGGGCCAATTGATGGCTTTACAGTGAATTTGCCTGAGATAATAAAAGGCTGA
- a CDS encoding polyprenyl synthetase family protein — protein MKLQLEDIQAPIAQEMTEFEKKFRHSMKSNVMLLDKIMTYIVKRKGKQMRPMFVFLSAGVYGPITDATYRGASLIELLHTATLVHDDVVDDANYRRGFFSINALWKNKIAVLVGDFLLSRGLLLSVDNGDFDLLKIVSEAVKEMSEGELLQMEKARKLDISEEVYYDIIRQKTASLITSCCKVGVASVGADKASIDRMGMFGEKIGLAFQIKDDLFDYGADEIGKPLGIDIKEKKLTLPLIYALREASPADRKRILSIIRHDSDKPKKRTEVIDYVKQSGGLDYARDAMERHYQEALVILDEFKDSVYKTSLKQLVQYTIERTK, from the coding sequence ATGAAGCTTCAACTAGAAGATATCCAGGCGCCTATTGCGCAAGAAATGACTGAATTCGAGAAGAAATTCCGACACTCCATGAAGAGTAATGTCATGTTGCTGGATAAAATAATGACCTATATAGTGAAGCGGAAGGGCAAGCAGATGCGGCCTATGTTTGTGTTTCTCAGCGCAGGCGTTTACGGCCCAATCACCGACGCCACTTACCGGGGCGCTTCTCTGATTGAACTGCTTCACACCGCTACGCTGGTGCACGACGATGTAGTGGACGATGCCAATTACCGGAGAGGTTTCTTTTCTATCAATGCGCTCTGGAAAAACAAAATTGCAGTGTTGGTGGGTGATTTTTTGCTGTCGAGGGGGCTTTTACTCTCGGTTGACAATGGTGATTTCGACTTATTGAAAATCGTTTCCGAAGCAGTGAAGGAAATGAGTGAAGGCGAGTTGCTGCAAATGGAGAAGGCCAGAAAGCTGGATATCTCAGAAGAAGTTTACTATGATATCATCAGGCAAAAGACTGCCAGTTTAATCACCAGCTGCTGTAAAGTGGGCGTAGCTTCCGTCGGGGCCGATAAGGCTTCTATTGACCGAATGGGCATGTTCGGGGAAAAAATTGGTTTGGCTTTTCAGATCAAGGACGACCTTTTTGACTATGGTGCTGACGAAATTGGTAAGCCGCTAGGTATTGACATCAAAGAAAAGAAGCTGACCCTGCCACTGATTTATGCTTTGCGTGAGGCCAGTCCCGCCGATAGAAAGCGCATCCTCAGCATTATCCGGCACGACAGCGATAAGCCCAAAAAGCGAACGGAAGTCATTGACTATGTGAAGCAATCTGGTGGGCTCGATTACGCCAGAGATGCCATGGAGCGCCACTATCAGGAGGCACTCGTTATTCTTGATGAGTTTAAGGACTCCGTTTATAAAACTTCGCTGAAGCAGTTGGTACAGTATACCATTGAGAGGACGAAGTAA
- a CDS encoding PhzF family phenazine biosynthesis protein: MRRIPYFLVDVFTQSPFGGNQLAVVSKGDLVREEEMAQIAREFNLSETTFIYSPENEDHNARVRIFTPGQELPFAGHPTLGTAFVIARDIDYKPEDKILTVFLEEKVGTIRVDIDIQNGAPEMLVMTQPLPTFGETLHDIPLLAELLSLRESDFLPNYFPQTISCGVPYLITPLKSLEAVRKIKFRTDVWEKVVEKYDPGWIYPFAMGGDDIESHVHGRMFAPEAGIVEDPATGSANGPLGCYLVQHKLRNTGKKTKIISEQGYEMGRPSKLYLEIERSEIAITQVKVGGYCVFMGQGQLFLP; encoded by the coding sequence ATGCGTCGAATACCTTATTTCCTTGTAGATGTATTTACGCAGTCGCCATTTGGCGGCAATCAGCTGGCGGTAGTATCCAAAGGCGACCTCGTTAGAGAAGAAGAAATGGCTCAGATTGCCAGAGAGTTTAATCTTTCAGAAACCACTTTCATCTACTCTCCTGAAAATGAAGACCACAATGCCCGGGTGCGCATATTTACCCCGGGTCAGGAGTTGCCGTTCGCTGGGCACCCTACGCTGGGCACTGCCTTCGTTATCGCAAGAGACATTGACTACAAACCAGAGGACAAAATCCTCACCGTGTTTCTTGAAGAGAAGGTGGGCACGATCCGGGTGGATATTGATATTCAGAACGGCGCCCCTGAAATGCTTGTGATGACGCAGCCGCTCCCCACTTTTGGAGAAACACTGCACGATATCCCACTCCTTGCAGAACTTTTATCGCTCCGGGAAAGTGACTTCCTGCCGAATTATTTCCCACAAACTATTTCATGCGGCGTGCCCTATCTGATCACACCTTTGAAATCGCTGGAAGCAGTGAGAAAAATCAAGTTCAGGACAGATGTTTGGGAAAAGGTGGTAGAAAAATACGACCCAGGCTGGATCTATCCCTTCGCCATGGGAGGAGATGATATCGAGTCGCACGTGCACGGTCGCATGTTTGCCCCTGAAGCTGGCATTGTGGAAGACCCAGCTACAGGCTCGGCCAATGGGCCACTGGGCTGCTACCTGGTACAGCATAAGCTTAGGAATACCGGAAAAAAAACAAAGATCATCAGCGAGCAGGGTTACGAAATGGGCAGGCCCAGTAAGCTGTATCTCGAAATAGAAAGATCCGAAATAGCTATCACTCAGGTAAAAGTCGGTGGCTACTGCGTGTTTATGGGCCAGGGTCAACTATTTTTGCCGTAA